The Longimicrobium sp. genome contains the following window.
GTCCCTCCGCTGCGCTCCGGGCCGGGCTGCGCGCGCGGTAGGGCACGATACGACCGTGCCCAACCGCGCCGGGCCACCGCCGCGACGATACCCCGTGTCGCGGCGGCGTCCCGGCCCTCCGGGCGCGCATCCCTCACGCGACGGGAGGGAACAGGGGACTGGGGACAGGAACAGCCAGCACCGGATCCCGACCTCGCGCCGAAGCGTAAAGTCCACCCTCTCCCGAAGTTGGGAGAGGGTTGCCGCTCCAAGGCGGCGGGTGAGGGCCTCCCGCGGCGGCGCTGATGCCGGTGTCCCGCTCGTGTCCCACCCCTGCACCGCACTTCGCACTTCGCACTTCGCACTTCGCACTTCGCACTTCGCACTTCGCACTCTGCTGTCACGCAACCTGCGGCGGCGGCGGCGGGTAGCATGCGGGCCGCCGGATGGGCGGCGGCCTTCAAACGGAGCCGGAGGGGAGCATGAGCATGACGAGGAGCACCTTCGCGGCGCTGGCCCTGGGGGCGGCGCTGCTGGCGGACAGGGCGGCGGCGCAGGAGCCACGGCAGCCGCCGCGCACCATCCGCGTGAGCGCCACGGGCGAGTCGCGCGCCACGCCCGACCGCGCCTGGGTGGACGCCGGCGTGGAGACCGAGGCCGCCACCGCGCGCCAGGCGGCCGACGAGAACGCCCGCCGCATGGAGCAGGTGATCGCCGCCCTGGTGCGCGCCGGCGTGCGGCGCGAGGACATCCAGACGCACGGCTACAACGTCTTCCCCGTCTACGACCCCAACCCGCGCGGCGAGGGCGAGCCGCGGCTCCGGGGCTACCGGGTGAGCAACGTGGTCACCGCGCAGACCGACGACGTCCGCCGCGTGGGCGCGCTGCTGGACGCGGCGCTCGGGGCGGGCGCCAACCGCGTGCACGGCGTGCGCTTCGGCCTGCGCGACCCCGGCCGCGCGCGCGACCAGGCGATCGGCGAGGCGCTCCGCCGCGCCCGCGCCGAGGCGGCCGTGATCGCGCAGGGGCTGGGGGTGCGCCTCGGCGACGTGGTCGACGCCACCACCACCGCCGCGCCGCCGCCGCCGTACGTCGGCATGGTCATGGCACGCCGCGCCGAGATGATGGCGGCGGACGCCGTCGCCACGCCGATTGAGCCCGGCCAGCAGACGGTGAGCGTCGTGGTGTCGGTGGTCTTCGAGATCGCGCCCTGACGGCGCCGGTGACGGTCGCGAATGCGGGACGGCCCGGGAGCTTTCCCGGGCCGTCCCGCGTTCGCCAGCCGATGTGGGCCGTCAGACGCGGCCGGGGCAGAGGGGGATGCCCGGGATGTCGGCCGCGGCGACCAGGATCTGCATGCGCCGGGGGACCAGGGAGCCGAACACGCCCACCCCGTCGCCCACCACGCTGGAGATGCGCACGAGGCCCGAGGGGTTGAAGTTGGCGCCGCGCACGCCGTTGACCCAGTTGCGGTCGGCGGCGGCCACCACCAGGTCCATCCGCACGCCCTCGGGGAAGCCGTCGCGGATGGCCAGCAGCAGGTCCTGGTCGTACTGGAAGCGCTCGAACACGCCGAACTCGCCGGGGAGGCGGATGGTGGTGT
Protein-coding sequences here:
- a CDS encoding SIMPL domain-containing protein (The SIMPL domain is named for its presence in mouse protein SIMPL (signalling molecule that associates with mouse pelle-like kinase). Bacterial member BP26, from Brucella, was shown to assemble into a channel-like structure, while YggE from E. coli has been associated with resistance to oxidative stress.), with translation MSMTRSTFAALALGAALLADRAAAQEPRQPPRTIRVSATGESRATPDRAWVDAGVETEAATARQAADENARRMEQVIAALVRAGVRREDIQTHGYNVFPVYDPNPRGEGEPRLRGYRVSNVVTAQTDDVRRVGALLDAALGAGANRVHGVRFGLRDPGRARDQAIGEALRRARAEAAVIAQGLGVRLGDVVDATTTAAPPPPYVGMVMARRAEMMAADAVATPIEPGQQTVSVVVSVVFEIAP